One genomic region from Magallana gigas chromosome 3, xbMagGiga1.1, whole genome shotgun sequence encodes:
- the LOC136273826 gene encoding ladderlectin-like isoform X1, producing the protein MPKSNSSLEEIRKYVLMMERLQVEMGELKQNITLNKGTPSTPVTCPIGWSMFETSCYMAVNQQLSWNDASMKCVMSGSKLVEIETKAENDFLTTTLPNFNTGEAYWTGGKDDVTEGLWVWVSSGATFGFLDWNQGEPNDSGGIEDCLQLYKRRGRKTYWNDNYCEKSFNFICEQTL; encoded by the exons ATGCCAAAGAGTAACAGTAGCTTAG AGGAAATAAGAAAATATGTGTTGATGATGGAGCGCCTTCAGGTTGAAATGGGTGAGCTGAAACAAAACATCACTTTAAACAAAG GCACGCCCTCTACACCTGTCACGTGTCCTATTGGATGGTCCATGTTTGAGACTTCCTGTTACATGGCTGTTAACCAGCAGCTGTCCTGGAACGACGCCTCG ATGAAGTGTGTGATGTCTGGTTCAAAACTTGTCGAAATAGAAACAAAGGCGGAAAACGATTTTCTGACAACTACCCTTCCAAACTTTAATACCGGAG aGGCCTACTGGACAGGGGGTAAAGACGATGTCACGGAAGGTCTGTGGGTCTGGGTATCGTCAGGAGCCACCTTTGGTTTCTTGGACTGGAATCAAGGAGAACCGAATGATTCTGGTGGGATCGAGGATTGTTTGCAGTTATATAAAAGGAGAGGTCGCAAAACATATTGGAATGATAACTATTgcgaaaaatcatttaatttcatctGTGAACAAACTTTATAG
- the LOC136273826 gene encoding ladderlectin-like isoform X2 produces the protein MPKSNSSLEEIRKYVLMMERLQVEMGTPSTPVTCPIGWSMFETSCYMAVNQQLSWNDASMKCVMSGSKLVEIETKAENDFLTTTLPNFNTGEAYWTGGKDDVTEGLWVWVSSGATFGFLDWNQGEPNDSGGIEDCLQLYKRRGRKTYWNDNYCEKSFNFICEQTL, from the exons ATGCCAAAGAGTAACAGTAGCTTAG AGGAAATAAGAAAATATGTGTTGATGATGGAGCGCCTTCAGGTTGAAATGG GCACGCCCTCTACACCTGTCACGTGTCCTATTGGATGGTCCATGTTTGAGACTTCCTGTTACATGGCTGTTAACCAGCAGCTGTCCTGGAACGACGCCTCG ATGAAGTGTGTGATGTCTGGTTCAAAACTTGTCGAAATAGAAACAAAGGCGGAAAACGATTTTCTGACAACTACCCTTCCAAACTTTAATACCGGAG aGGCCTACTGGACAGGGGGTAAAGACGATGTCACGGAAGGTCTGTGGGTCTGGGTATCGTCAGGAGCCACCTTTGGTTTCTTGGACTGGAATCAAGGAGAACCGAATGATTCTGGTGGGATCGAGGATTGTTTGCAGTTATATAAAAGGAGAGGTCGCAAAACATATTGGAATGATAACTATTgcgaaaaatcatttaatttcatctGTGAACAAACTTTATAG
- the LOC136273826 gene encoding ladderlectin-like isoform X3: MMERLQVEMGELKQNITLNKGTPSTPVTCPIGWSMFETSCYMAVNQQLSWNDASMKCVMSGSKLVEIETKAENDFLTTTLPNFNTGEAYWTGGKDDVTEGLWVWVSSGATFGFLDWNQGEPNDSGGIEDCLQLYKRRGRKTYWNDNYCEKSFNFICEQTL; encoded by the exons ATGATGGAGCGCCTTCAGGTTGAAATGGGTGAGCTGAAACAAAACATCACTTTAAACAAAG GCACGCCCTCTACACCTGTCACGTGTCCTATTGGATGGTCCATGTTTGAGACTTCCTGTTACATGGCTGTTAACCAGCAGCTGTCCTGGAACGACGCCTCG ATGAAGTGTGTGATGTCTGGTTCAAAACTTGTCGAAATAGAAACAAAGGCGGAAAACGATTTTCTGACAACTACCCTTCCAAACTTTAATACCGGAG aGGCCTACTGGACAGGGGGTAAAGACGATGTCACGGAAGGTCTGTGGGTCTGGGTATCGTCAGGAGCCACCTTTGGTTTCTTGGACTGGAATCAAGGAGAACCGAATGATTCTGGTGGGATCGAGGATTGTTTGCAGTTATATAAAAGGAGAGGTCGCAAAACATATTGGAATGATAACTATTgcgaaaaatcatttaatttcatctGTGAACAAACTTTATAG
- the LOC136273823 gene encoding uncharacterized protein — protein MHIMITAAIGLHSRSQELSVVQYLIGMVLTHGGCTQKDIQCLSTLGLAVHPQTLHRKLATWESTLSENLLQIKEAWANGGETKYQLVGDNWDKNILPSYRTTERGTLSLHLFNVYAVVDRVIPTSKSPDVGVHTQVDLSLLTFIPSIDEQDILLKELTFQFASSVIEHHPKLKQNFQHIYPIHLKHKYSQFAGLKTTQYPLGLFDCNENKTQEIIQLMKTLSDLFVPIKDGDMVEPVFFGGDRLTDERVNGAQCAMKNENSPTERLEGFISKIEDFHRLMNFLEVCKVFVSSPELKAQVSYSDHILSVVRLSVRLSVCPSVRL, from the exons ATGCATATCATGATAACAGCAGCCATAGGACTCCATAGCAGAAGCCAGGAGTTATCAGTTGTACAGTACTTAATTGGAATGGTTTTAACCCATGGAGGCTGTACGCAAAAG gacATACAGTGCCTATCCACCTTGGGTCTTGCTGTGCACCCGCAAACCCTGCACAGGAAGCTGGCTACCTGGGAGTCAACTCTTAGTGAAAATCTACTTCAAATCAAGGAAGCATGGGCAAATGGAGGTGAAACAAAGTATCAACTTGTAGGAGATAACTGGGATAAAAACATTCTTCCTTCATATAG gACAACGGAAAGAGGAACACTTTCTTTGCACCTTTTCAATGTGTATGCAGTAGTGGATAGAGTTATTCCCACATCTAAGTCTCCTGATGTCGGCGTGCACACTCAAGTTGACCTATCTCTGCTAACTTTTATCCCCTCGATTGATGAACAAGACATTCTTCTTAAAGAGCTTACATTTCAGTTTGCATCCTCTGTAATTGAACATCATCCAAAACTGAAACAAAATTTTCAGCACATATACCCAATTCACCTCAAGCACAAATACAGCCAGTTTGCCGGACTTAAAACAACTCAG taccCTCTAGGACTGTTCGATTGCAATGAGAACAAAACACAAGAAATTATTCAACTGATGAAAACATTGTCTGACTTATTTGTTCCAATTAAAGATGGAGATATGGTTGAACCAGTGTTTTTTGGAG gtGACAGACTCACAGATGAACGAGTAAATGGTGCCCAATGtgcaatgaaaaatgaaaattcaccTACAGAGAGATTAGAAGGCTTCATCTCTAAAATTGAGGATTTCCACCGCCTTATGAACTTTTTAGAGGTATGCAAGGTttttgttagctcacctgagctgaaagctcaagtgagctattctgatcacattttgtccgtcgtccgtctgtccgtccgtctgtccgtctgtccgtctgtccgtctgtaa
- the LOC136273822 gene encoding ATP-dependent DNA helicase RecQ-like, whose protein sequence is MAALSLESIVLEILPDFGVSVLKPEQKEIIKHAAEKKDCIAVLPTGFGKSLPFQLYAAAQKRMNQGPGSVHVLVCSPLIALMKDQTKKMSRISHLNVGYKGESVHMDEKIKRGDIDLIYASPETLVGEPEWRTAFQGLNVTLIVVDEFHTIYTWGLQSDKGKEAFRGWFAQLGELRSFYPDAPLLALSATCSLKIRKKTLTLLNLKDPAEITLSPNKSNIKLVVKKVHNSVEMALLWLVDGLESLKEEFPKSLVYCNSIKDASIIYQYILSECPNLISCVAMFHSESAEKTKDKIISDLGNPQSDLRIIIATSALGMGVDIQGFHSLVLYGPPLTAVDLIQGIGRIGRDGNPSCAVLLHNSYNVRNIDTDVKCVIRDPSCRRVSIMKSFLKDSELQGIHSDMEKHTCCDICEDECKCGDCSQLQLERLLKSSSIETDENVSDSESEVTDFESSGDFDEL, encoded by the exons ATGGCGGCGCTCAGTTTGGAAAGTATTGTTTTGGAAATCTTACCAGATTTTGGCGTAAGTGTACTTAAACCTGAACAGAAAGAGATAATAAAACACGCAGCAGAAAAGAAGGATTGTATAGCTGTCCTGCCAACAGGATTTGGAAAGTCTTTGCCTTTTCAACTATACGCAGCCGCTCAGAAGCGAATGAACCAGGGGCCCGGTTCAGTCCACGTTTTAGTGTGCTCTCCTTTGATAGCTTTGATGAAGGACCAGACCAAAAAAATGTCCCGCATCAGCCATTTAAACGTGGGCTACAAAG GTGAAAGTGTACATATGGATGAAAAAATCAAACGAGGAGacattgatttgatttatgCATCACCAGAGACATTGGTTGGAGAACCAGAATGGAGAACAGCTTTCCAGGGGCTAAATGTTACCCTTATAGTGGTGGATGAATTTCACACAATATATACATG GGGTCTACAGTCAGACAAAGGAAAAGAAGCATTTAGAGGCTGGTTTGCCCAATTAGGAGAATTACGTTCATTTTATCCAGATGCCCCACTTTTGGCCCTTAGTGCAACAtgctctttaaaaataagaaagaaaacattaaCACTTTTGAATCTGAAGGATCCCGCCGAAATTACACTATCaccaaataaatcaaacattaaACTTGTTGTTAAAAAAGTGCACAATTCAGTCGAGATGGCATTATTGTGGCTTGTTGATGGACTTGAGTCACTAAAGGAAGAATTCCCAAAGTCTTTAGTGTATTGCAATTCTATAAAGGATGCTTccattatttatcaatatattttatcagaATGTCCAAATTTGATTAGCTGTGTAGCAATGTTTCATTCAGAGTCTGCAGAAAAGACCAAagacaaaataatttctgatTTGGGAAATCCACAGAGTGACTTACGGATAATTATTGCCACAAGTGCTCTTGGCATGGGAGTGGATATTCAAGGATTTCATTCACTTGTTCTCTATGGACCTCCACTAACAGCAGTAGACCTTATCCAAGGTATCGGTCGTATTGGTAGAGATGGTAATCCATCCTGTGCTGTATTGCTGCACAATTCATACAACGTGCGTAACATTGATACTGATGTGAAATGTGTTATTCGTGATCCCAGTTGCAGAAGAGTATCCATTATGAAATCTTTTCTAAAGGACTCAGAACTGCAGGGAATTCATAGTGACATGGAAAAACACACCTGTTGTGACATATGTGAAGATGAATGTAAATGTGGTGATTGTTCACAGTTACAATTGGAAAGACTTTTGAAAAGTAGTTCTATTGAAACTGATGAAAATGTGTCAGATTCTGAATCTGAGGTGACAGATTTTGAAAGTTCAGGTGATTTTGATGAATTATGA
- the LOC136273824 gene encoding uncharacterized protein, producing the protein MNFNDYHRLYYYMNYFCGQQQQQHQRQQASLLAQEENPRPGPAIAHDHYDQVYQEQDQNIANLPVQTVRPEKGKQRKQREAKPYANLKPTARRLRKREYEKIFKEAASSMHKDVKSVKVSLEFDTGTQLSFFPRKGSDRDNTTLEDETVKTIQDVKNVQRVIAIKDKYRISDEALHELHMLMVAIPSKNKIQEERKRLNSTLELFSHPTADCTRRKAADIIEYVMKQQKFKELYAEEETLLLRFSCDGAKIAKNINSVRGVFKILTPRHSLPKEIKELSMSPEDEYSLFFYIGDESRPVLENLVLETFEEMQMLQTDGIELDGKKYSIKWIMTCDWKALSLIKGINGAQCDHFCMWCHCSKRQICDFSIPSWPIQRSPEEQLLLLEKKEQGYKDRDLCPFIHYMDMPIDDLHLRIRISLKLFNQVVTWSIDQKAEEKLRGELKRIGVSFRIWEERGDDKLNTKVKKWSQPTGDDLRRIIEQLQLHNVLENRNDRRYVSIESLTISQLKDELASRNLEKKGKKCDLVSRLKQAIGNNTKIKKKSNSRLQVSYEFSDEDEEQDLDIEALQQLWETFHDLMESLRSLPGTAAYKNEETFQKEAMEWASNFRKQTFDEDVIPYIHALVYHVPQFLERFKYLHDIGVAQVERKNFDHRQAYFGSTNRNGGKFKQKISKQILERENRMLWVDLEGVDRKRRPYLKKI; encoded by the exons atgaattttaatgattatcaccGTTTGTACTATTATATGAACTATTTCTGtggacaacaacaacaacaacaccaacGTCAACAAGCTTCATTACTCGCACAAGAAGAAAATCCGCGCCCCGGGCCTGCCATAGCCCATGATCACTATGACCAAGTTTACCAGGAACAG GATCAGAATATTGCAAATTTACCTGTACAAACAGTAAGACCAGAAAAAGGGAAACAAAGAAAACAGAGGGAAGCAAAACCTTATGCTAATTTAAAACCAACAGCAAGGAGGTTAAGAAAAAGAGAGTATGAAAAGATATTTAAGGAAGCGGCATCAAGTATGCataaagatgtaaaatcagTGAAGGTATCACTAGAGTTTGATACTGGCACACAACTCTCATTTTTTCCAAGGAAAGGCAGTGACCGTGACAATACGACATTGGAGGATGAAACTGTCAAAACAATTCAAGatgtaaaaaatgttcaaagagTGATAGCTATCAAAGACAAATACCGTATCTCAGACGAAGCTCTTCATGAACTTCACATGCTGATGGTGGCAATCCCaagcaaaaacaaaatccaAGAAGAACGAAAGCGACTAAATTCAACCCTTGAGTTGTTCTCTCATCCCACA GCTGACTGTACCAGAAGAAAGGCTGCAGATATTATTGAATATGTTATGAAGcaacaaaaattcaaagaacTATATGCAGAGGAGGAAACACTACTTCTTCGCTTCTCATGCGATGGAGCGAAAATTGCCAAGAACATCAATTCTGTGAGAGGTGTGTTTAAGATTCTCACACCAAGGCATTCACTTCCAAAAGAAATTAAGGAACTGAGCATGTCACCTGAAGATGAATATTCTCTGTTCTTCTATATCG GGGATGAAAGTCGTCCAGTTCTTGAAAATCTTGTGCTTGAGACTTTTGAAGAAATGCAGATGCTGCAAACAGATGGAATTGAGTTGGATGGCAAGAAATATTCCATAAAATg gatAATGACATGTGATTGGAAGGCATTATCATTGATAAAAGGCATCAATGGAGCACAGTGTGACCATTTTTGCATGTGGTGTCACTGTTCTAAGAGGCAAATATGCGATTTTAgca TTCCATCTTGGCCCATTCAAAGATCCCCAGAGGAGCAGTTGCTCCTTTTAGAGAAAAAGGAGCAGGGCTACAAAGACAGAGATTTATGtccatttattcattatatggaCATGCCTATCGATGATCTTCACCTTCGTATCCGTATCTCATTAAAACTGTTTAACCAG GTAGTTACTTGGTCAATTGATCAGAAGGCTGAGGAAAAACTTCGGGGGGAATTAAAAAGGATAGGAGTTTCTTTCCGAATATGGGAAGAACGAGGAGACGACAAACTGAACACAAAAGTAAAAAAGTGGTCTCAGCCAACAG GAGATGACCTCCGGAGAATAATAGAACAACTACAGCTTCACAATGTGCTGGAAAACCGCAACGACCGAAGATATGTGAGCATAGAAAGCTTAACGATTAGTCAACTAAAAGATGAATTGGCCAGCAGAAATCTGgagaaaaagggaaaaaaatgtgATCTGGTGTCCCGTCTGAAACAAGCCATTGGAAATAACACAAAG ATAAAGAAAAAATCGAACTCCAGACTTCAAGTGTCGTACGAATTTTCAGATGAGGACGAAGAACAGGACCTAGACATTGAGGCTCTACAACAATTGTGGGAAACATTTCATGACCTCATGGAAAGCCTTCGGAGTCTTCCTGGGACAGCTGCCTACAAAAATGAAGAGACTTTTCAGAAGGAAGCAATGGAATGGGCGAGCAACTTTCGAAAACAGACATTCGATGAAGATGTTATTCCCTATATTCATG CTTTAGTTTACCATGTCCCTCAATTCCTAGAGAGATTTAAGTATCTTCATGATATAGGAGTAGCCCAGGTTGAGAggaaaaattttgatcaccgaCAAGCATATTTCGGTAGTACCAATAGGAATGGTGGaaaatttaaacagaaaatcTCAAAGCAG ATTCTTGAACGTGAGAACAGAATGTTGTGGGTAGATCTGGAAGGAGTGGATAGGAAAAGACGTCCCTATCTAAAGAAGATATAA
- the LOC117687767 gene encoding uncharacterized protein: MKRRVKKPERYGEWEEKIDFRGEKKENARLWEVEDVLEIRGEGEEERFLVKWKNWDGPASWIDTATNPEIVAFVRKNSANPHSCKLNKTLLNLHAHGQEFPLEVLSLKQSIFDILGDGRRTPDGAIGHQSRVTVKVPFSKETFDCTFRNKGIPNIENDDSGNVDCHITVDDVSKVLGEDWMVRGYKTSTETFVSKRELIHLWWGYKPRINYCHIECQRCHWFGIEEERPQLCTPSKVNVPGPAWIHVTFTRSRRNIVTGDVARKKRRF, from the exons ATGAAACGAAGAGTAAAAAAACCAGAAAGGTACGGAGAATGGGAAGAGAAAATCGATTTTAGAGGAGAGAAGAAAGAGAATGCG AGACTGTGGGAAGTTGAAGATGTGCTGGAAATTCGGGGAGAAGGCGAGGAGGAACGTTTTCTTGTAAAGTGGAAAAATTGGGACGGTCCGGCTTCATGGATTGACACAGCAACGAATCCAGAGATAGTTGcatttgtgagaaaaaactCGGCCAACCCTCATTCCTGCAAACTGAACAAAACGTTACTAAATCTACATGCTCATGGGCAGGAGTTTCCGCTTGAAGTTCTCTCTTTAAAGCAGTCGATTTTCGACATTTTAGGAGACGGAAGACGAACGCCAGATGGTGCAATAGGTCATCAATCCCGAGTTACGGTAAAGGTACCGTTTTCCAAAGAAACATTTGATTGTACTTTCCGTAACAAAGGAATTCCTAATATTGAAAATGATGACAGTGGCAATGTAGATTGTCACATCACAGTGGATGATGTTTCCAAGGTTCTTGGAGAAGACTGGATGGTTAGGGGCTATAAAACCTCAACAGAAACCTTTGTCTCCAAGAGAGAACTAATTCACTTGTGGTGGGGATATAAACCCAGAATAAATTACTGCCACATTGAATGTCAgag atgCCACTGGTTTGGCATTGAAGAGGAAAGGCCTCAACTATGCACTCCAAGTAAGGTGAATGTTCCTGGACCAGCCTGGATACATGTGACCTTCACAAGGTCTCGGAGAAACATCGTCACTGGTGATGTTGCAAGAAAGA AAAGAAGATTTTAG